A region of the Deltaproteobacteria bacterium genome:
CTGATAAAGGAAATAACATTGGCAGCAAGGCTTGGTGGTCATGATCAAGAAGGGAACGCACGGCTCAGGCAGGCAATTATGGCGGCAAAAGAAGAAAATATGCCGAAAGACAATATAGACAGGGCAATAAAAAAGGGAACCGGGGGAGCTGAAGGCGCTGCTGTCTTTGAAGAAGTTATATACGAGGGGTATGGCCCTGGTGGTGTTGCTGTTCTGGTCGAAGTGATGACGGACAATAAAAACAGGACTGTTGCGGAGGTACGGCATATTTTTTCAAAGCACGGGGGAAACCTGGGTGAGAATGGTTGTGTGTCATGGATTTTTGAAAAGAAGGGAAGCATTTTAATTGACAAAAAATTAGTGAATGAAGATACCCTTATGGAAGTGGTTATCGAGGCAGGTGCCGAAGATGTCAGAGAAGAAGAAAATGAATATGAGGTCATTACAGATCCTGTGTTTTTTGATGATGTAAAAAAGGCAATTGACCATAAAGGGATTAAGTATATAAAAGCGCGTATAACCATGATTCCGCAAAGTACAGTGAGACTAGAGGCGGAGAAGGCCGTTCAGATGCTTAAACTTATGGAAAAGATGGAGGATAACGATGACGTGCAGAATGCTTATGCCAATTTTGACATACCGGACGACATCATGGAAATATTCAGTTAGAAACAGGAGCACATCGTGCGAAGCTCTATCCGGCTGTTGATTCGACGCTAAGAATCCCTTTCGCAAAATATTTAAAGTCTACAATTCAGTTGGTCTAAACTTTGAGAGTATTAGGAATCGATCCAGGTAATCACATAACCGGATACGGTATTGTTGAAAAACAGAAAAGCGGTCTTCTCCATGTTCTGCATGGTGAAATTAAAATAGCGAAAGGAACAGCTCTTTCATCGCGACTTGTAATGATATACGATGGCATATTAGAGGTTATTCATCAATCATTGCCGGACGTCATTGCCATAGAAGATATCTTCTATGGCAAAAATATTAAGAGTCTCATTCGGCAATGTGAGGCGAGGGGCGTAATTATCCTTGCCGGTTCTCACAGACGCATGCCAATTTATGAATATACTCCGCTCGAAATAAAGAAAGCCGTTGTGGGATATGGCAGGGCGGAGAAGAATCAGATTCAGAACATGGTAAAAGCCATTTTACATTTATTAGAAGATCCTCCGGTTGATGCTGCCGATGCCTTAGCTGTCGCAATCTGTCATAGCAATTTTTTAAAAGCGTTATCAATTTAAGATGATTGCCCTTATAAACGGACTCTTAATTAATAAATCCATAAGTCATGTTATCGTGGAGGCTAACGGTATAGGATACCGCATTTTTGTCCCTCTTACGACCTTTTATGAACTCCCTTCTATGGACCAGTCTGTGACTCTCCATATACACACCCATGTCAGACCGGATGCTATTAGTCTTTTCGGGTTTGGTACTGAAGAAGAGAAGAATGTGTTTGAGCTGATGCTTTCCGTTTCTGGTATAGGACCCAGGCTTGCAATAAATATACTTTCAGGTATTTCTGCAGAAGAGTTAATAAGAGCAGTGTCTCATGGAAACCTGAATCGGCTGGTATCCATACCGGGTGTTGGTAAAAAAATGGCGGAAAGAATGATTCTCGAGCTTAAAGATAAGATGGTGAAACTAAGTACATATGAGGCGATCTATAAGGCTGATGGTGATATAGAAGTATTTGATTCGATAATAGATGACGCACTGTCGGCGCTTGTTAATCTTGGTTATAAAAATCAAAAGGCCAGGGACGTCCTGGATAAAATCATCAAAGAATCTTCTGGGTCGCTTACTTTAGATGTTCTATTAAAAAAAGCCCTGAAGATTTTGGCCGGTTGAGTTTAAGTCATTTCATCAATGGAGATTTCATAGATTTTGCAGAACCGGATATCTTGATATGGAGACGAAGGATTCCCTCATAAGTCCTGAAATCACAAATGGTGAAAAGGGATATGAAAATTCTTTACGCCCGAAAAGACTAAATGAGTATATCGGACAGGAGAAGATTAAAAATAATCTTTCCATTTTTATTGAGGCCGCAAAACAGAGGAATGATGTTCTTGATCACGTTCTCCTTTATGGTCCTCCGGGTCTCGGAAAAACCACTCTTGCATACATTGTGTCCAGAGAGATGGGGGTTGATATCAAGGTCACCTCAGGACCTGTGATTGAAAGACCGGGGGATCTGGCAGCAATCCTGACCAATCTGCATGAGCATGATGTTCTCTTTATTGACGAGATACACAGACTCTCTCACGTCGTTGAAGAAATATTATATCCCGCCATGGAAGATTACCATATCGATATTCTTATTGGTCAGGGGCCATCTGCGCGTTCAATGAAACTGGAAATACCCAGGTTTACTTTAGTTGGTGCAACAACAAGGGCAGGATTGCTTACATCACCTTTGCGAGACCGGTTTGGCATGAGTTTCAGGCTTGATTTTTATACACCTGAAGAACTTACGGTGATTATAAAAAGATCTGCAAAGATATTTTCCATTGATATTGACAGTGAAGGTGCAGCGGAGATGGCAAAGCGCTCACGGGGAACGCCACGTATAGCCAATCGCCTGCTGAGAAGGGTTAGGGATTTTGCCCAGGTGAAGGGAGATGGATTCATTGATAAAAGGATTTCCATTACTGCCCTGGATATGTTTGAAGTGGATCATAAAGGTTTCGATCACATGGACAGAAAGATGTTGCTGACACTGATCGATAAGTTTAATGGCGGTCCTGTAGGCATTGATAGTCTTTCATCTGCTATTGGTGAAGAAAGAACCACGATTGAGGATATCTATGAACCTTACCTTGTACAGGAAGGGTATATTCAAAGGACAGCAAGGGGAAGGGTGGCCACGAAGATGGCCTACGAGCATTTCGGCCGCAAGTGGATGGAAGATGGGCAGAAGGGACTCTTTTGAAGAAATTCGAAGCACGAAATTCTAATTTCTAAACAATTTCGAATATTCACATCAAAATGGTCATAATGTTTTAAATTTTGGTAATTCGTATTTTGAATATTTTTAGGATTTAGAAATTCTGATTTCGAATTTAATGTCATGAAGCTTTTAATGCATATCTGTTGTGCTCCATGCACTGTATACCCATTAAAGGTATTGAGGTTTGATGGGCATGATATATATGGAGTGTTTTATAATCCCAATATTCATCCCTATCGAGAGTACAAAAAACGTCTTGATTGCCTGCAAGCATATGCCGACCAGTGTGGATTAAGCGTTGCCTACCCGAAAGAATATAATATGGAAGAGTTTCTGAGGAATGTTGCCTTTAGGGAAAAAGACAGGTGCCGTCATTGTTATTATGATCGTTTACAGTACTCAGCTCGTAGTGCTAAGGAGCGCGGATTCGAGGGCTTTACAACGACTCTACTCTACAGTAAGTTTCAAGACCATGAAATGATTAAAGACATTGGTAATAGTTTGGCGAGCGATCATAAAATCAGATTCTTTTATCGGGACTTTAGGATAGGTTGGACGGACGGTATAAAAGATTCCAAAGAAATGGGGCTGTATAGGCAACCCTATTGTGGTTGTATATACAGTGAGAAGGAGAGATTTTATCCTAAATGAAACTTTTTGCCCACGAGGTAGAGCTTGCCGTATGCGCTTCAGGTCATAATAAATGTTGAATTAATGATGTAAAATAATGTTTATATTTATGTACTGTGTCTTTTCTAACACACAGTGGTTGATAGAAGTTCGTACTTGTCATAGCCGGCATGATAATAAATAGTACGTATATTTAATATGTTTGATATATTATGTAATACAATTACGTTGCCCAGCATATATGGTACATTAATTGCTGTTACAAACAAGAACTACCACATTACTTTGCAAGAGCAGGAACGTGTACCTACAGAGAACGATTAAACAAGAAATAACCTGTCAGAATATCGGTCTGCACTCGGGGAGAAAAGTCAGCATGACGATAAAGCCTTCCGAAGTTGATGAAGGTGTTATCTTTATTCGTAAAGATTTGCCGGGTGATATCAGGATAAAGGCTGACTTCGAAAATGTACGTGACACAATATTGGCCACTACTATCGGTCTTAATGGGGCAACTGTTTCAACAGTTGAACATTTACTCTCTGCATTGTGTGGTATGGGTGTTGATAATGCTATTGTAGAGGTGGATGCTCCTGAAATTCCAATCATGGATGGCAGTGCACTTCCTTTCGTCAATCTCTTAAAAGATGTTGGCACAAGAATACAAGGTAAATGTAAGAAATTATTGGTTATAATAAAGTCTGTAGCTGTCTCTGAAGGAGATGGTACGGCGATGCTGTTGCCGTCGCCGGAGTTTAAGATTACGTACAAGATTGACTTTGAACATCCACTTATCGGTAAGCAATCTTATCATATGACTTTTTCAGATGTTGTTTACGAAAAGGATATCTGCGCAGCCCGGACTTTCGGTTTCTTAAAGGATGTTGAATATCTTCAGGCAAAAGGTTTAGCATTGGGGGGGTCTCTCAGAAACGCTGTGGTATTGGATGACCAAAAGGTTATTAATAAAGAAGGTTTGAGATGCCGCGATGAATTTGTGAAACATAAAATACTCGATGCCATTGGCGATCTTTCACTTTTAGGTATGCCAATTATCGGACATTTTGTCGCTCATAAATCAGGACACAAATTGAATAATATGCTCCTTAAAGAACTCATGGCTCATGAAGAATGCTGGAAGATAGTAAGTCATGTTAACCGCAATAGCAGCGAAGATGAATTAATGTCTTTGAATATTCCATCTTTCAGTGTCCTCGATACTGTCAACAATCAAATACCCTTAGTATGAGGCGTATTTCCGTACTATCCATCTACTAATCCATCCATAAATTACTCTTGCTTTTTGACGCACAGTTTCTTAGTATACCATGTAAACAATAAAAACAGTAAATAAATCTATAGCTTGAAAATATGGTAATGAGGAAACAAAGAGGATATGTCTTTATTACCAAGTGTGCTTTGAATCCGCCGCGAGTGCAATTGCCAAAAATTGCTTCTGGATTACCGAGCAAAGACGATTCATAATTTCCACAATGATCGAAGATTTCCCGTGGCAGGCTGCGGGAAGCTTTAATTAATAGAGAAATTTAGTTAAAATATTTTCATGAGCGTAAGATGACTCGAAAATAACTCAGGGTACCTACATGCGCAAACCAATTTTCCTTTTAGTTGCATTCTTGGCCTGTTATTTTTTTCTTGTTTTTCCCCTTAGCTCTTATGGCAGGGATGCGAGGATAGCAGATATTGTCGTTACTAACAGTAGTGATAAGGTAATAGTTTATGCGAAGGTAGCAAACTGTTTTACAAAAAGGATGGAGTCGGCCATTTTGGCTGGTGTTCCTACTACGTTTACTTTTTTACTTGATCTGTATCAGGAAAGGGAAAACTGGCTCGATAAAAAAATATCCAGTGTCGTTGTCAAACAAACAATTAAGTATGATAATGTAAAGAAAGTGTATTACATATCATTAATGGAAGGCGAGAAACATTCAGAATTTCATGAGTTTGATGGAGCCAAGAAGGCCATGTCGGAATTGAATGGGATTCCTGTGGCGTCAACGAAAGATTTGCATAAAGACAAACCATATTATGTTAAGATTAAGGCAAAGCTGGATAAGATAAGGCTTCCTATGAATATGGAATATGTTTTATTTTTCGTGTCGCTATGGGATTTTGAGACTGACTGGTATCGGCAGAGTGTCTATTAGTCATGATGAAGGATAGGGCAAATATCGATAGTCAGGAATTAAGAAGGCGTAAGAGAGAACGTATAATTATATTTGTTACTATCTTTGTGATTGCTATGGTGAGTTTGCTCGGAATGCACCTCTTTCGCAAAGACGCCATACTTTCCATCTCGAACAATGTACTCATCTTCGGTCTCATAACAAGTATTAATGTTATTCTGATCCTCGTCATTCTGATCCTGCTTCTCGTTTTTTTAATAGTCAGAAATGTCGTTAAGCTGATTTTTGAAAGACGACGCGGGATTCTTGGATCGAAACTTCGAACAAAACTCGTGGCAGCCTTTGTTGGTTTATCATTGATTCCTACGGTGATTCTGTTCATTGTTGCCATAAGCATTTTTTCAAACAGTATGGAGTACTGGTTTAACATCAAAATCGGGGAAGCATTAAATAAGACCGTTGAAGTTGCCCAAGTCTATTATCAACAGACGGCCGATCACGCAAAATATTATGCCAAGCAGATCAGTTCCGACATTACAAAAAATCGCCTATACGATCAAGAAAGAGTCGATTATTTAAAAACATTGGTTGAACAGCGTCAGAAAAATTATCAACTGGGGTTAGTTCAGGTCTATTTTAATAATCAAAACGAAAACCTTTTTGTTAAAGATCCCGATAATCCAAACATCGAGACTAAGCCGCTGAGCCCCAAAATGCTGGAAGATGTTTTTACTGGTCAGGAAGTATCAGTGGTACAATCATCAGAAATGGGCGATTTAATACGTGGGGTAGCTCCTATCTATTCCAATATCAGTCCGGGGGAGGTTATCGGTGTTATTGCAGTCAACTATTTTATTCCTAAAGAACTCGTAAATAAAATGGGAATAATTTCTAAGACATCGGAACAATACGGGCAGATTGCCCTGTTAAAAAATCCTATTAAGTTTAGTTACATTATTACACTGTTTATTGTGACGTTTTTAGTCATTTTTTCGGCTACCTGGTTCGGACTATTTTTAGCCAAGGGAATAACGGTTCCCATCCAGGATCTTGCTGAAGCAACAAACAAAATAGCACGGGGAGAGCTGGACCATCAGATCAATATCGTGGCCGATGATGAAATAGGAATTCTCGTCGATTCTTTCAATAAGATGACGAAAGATCTGAAAAAGAGCAAAGAAGGTCTTGAACAGGCAAACATAGATCTGGAGCAACGAAGAAAATATATGGAAACGGTCCTTGGCAACGTATCTGCCGGTGTTGTTTCCGTCGATAACAATGACGTCATTACGATTATCAACAAAGCTGCGGAAATGATGTTCGATATAAAGACCGAAAAAGTTCTGAACAGGCGGTATCAAGATGTTTTAATTCCAGAACATATGGCTATGGTAGATGAATTACTCAAGGAAATGAAAGAAAGTGGAAAGAATTTTATAGAAAAACAAATTGAGTTGATGCTGAAAGGCAGGGTATTAACAGTTTTGATGACGACAACGCTGATAAACGATGACGACGGGAATTTTATGGGCATCGTCGTTGTTTTTGAGGATCTTACACAGATACGTAAAGCGGAAAGGACGGCGGCGTGGCGTGAGGTTGCCAGGAGAATGGCTCATGAAATAAAAAATCCTTTGACACCGGTTCAACTCTCTGCACAGCGGTTGCAGAAAAAATATGGTGAAAAGTTTGGTGACAATGACACGGTATTTCACGAATGTACCAGGACAATAATAGATCAGGTCGAGGTATTAAAAAACCTTGTCGATGCCTTTTCCCGTTATGCCAGATTGCCGGTTACCAAACCCGTACGGAATGATCTGAATGAAGTCATAAATGATTCTATCATGCTTTTTCAAGATGCACATAAGGAAATATTTTTTGATTTTCAAAAGGAATACGATATACCAAAACTGAATCTCGATTCTGAGCAGATAAAGCGCGTTATGGTAAATCTTCTGGATAACGCTGTTGCGGCCATAAATAAAGAAGATGGGCATATTGTGATCAGGACTTCCTATGATAAGATCCATAAAAAGGCCAGGGTCGAGGTTGCCGACAATGGTTGTGGTGTACCTTACAGTTATAAGGCGAAGATGTTTGAACCTTACTTTTCCACAAAAAGAAGCGGTACAGGGCTTGGTCTTGCAATCGTAAGCTCGATTATATCGGATCATCATGGTCATGTCAGTGTCAGAGATAATAGCCCTGCCGGAACTATTGTAGCTTTTGAATTAACGGTTTCAGAGGGTACTGATTCGGGTTAAAAATAACGAAATAACTTTTGACCGATCTAACGTAAATTAACAGGTCTTTAATAAATATATGCAGAAAACTATTCTAATTGTCGATGATGAAAAGAGTATATGTAAGTCTTTAGGATCCATTCTTATTGATGAGGGATATGAAATCCTTTCAGCGGGTAGCGGTGAGGAAGCCATGAAGGTCATCGAGGAAGACCCCCCTCAGCTTGTTATCCTCGATATATGGCTTCCCGGAATTGACGGAATTGAAACCCTGAAGATGATTAAATCGCGATACCCTCAGATACGAGTAATAATGATATCGGGTCATGGGACAATTGAAACAGCCGTCAAAGCTACGAAACTGGGGGCTTTTGATTTTTTTGAGAAACCCCTGTCCATGGAAAAGGTGATTCTCATTGTTAATCACGTTTTTGAGTTGATTCATTTAGAAGAGGAAAATCAATTATTAAAACAAAAAATAAGCCAGGATTATGAGCTTACGGGTAACAGTACGCCGATTCTCGAATTAAAAGAAATGATCAGTATTGTTTCACCGACGAATGCATGGATTTTAATCATGGGGGAAAATGGGACGGGTAAAGAACTCGTTGCCCGATCAATACACAGACAGAGTAAGAAGGCCTATAAGCCGTTTGTTGAAGTTAATTGCGCGGCTATACCTGAAGACTTGATAGAAAGTGAACTCTTCGGCCATGAAAAGGGCGCCTTTACCGGTGCAACTGAGAAAAAAAGGGGAAAGTTTGATCTGGCTCATGAGGGGACCCTCTTTCTCGATGAAGTTGCCGACATGAGCCTGAAGGCCCAGGCAAAGATTCTCAGAATTCTCCAGGAAAAAAAGTTTGAAAGAGTAGGGGGAAACACCCTCATTCCCACAGATGTAAGGGTACTTGCAGCTACCAATAAGGACCTTGAACAAGAAATGGAAGAAGGAAGATTTAGACAGGATCTATACTACAGGCTAAATGTTATCCCTCTAAGAGTTCCCGCCTTAAGAGAAAGGAAAGAGGACATTCCTGTATTGGTAAATTGGTTTTTAAAAGAAGTTACTCTGAAAGAACATGAGGAGGAAAAGACAATAACAGATGATGCTTTGGCCAAGTTAATGGAACATGACTGGCCCGGCAATGTAAGGGAATTGAAGAACTTTATAGAACGACTTGTCATCATGGTTCCCCACAACGTGATTTCGGCAAAAGATATTCCTTTGTTAACGGAAAACAATAAAAAGACGGATGGAACTGTTCCCTTGTCAGCAGCAGACTCTTTCAGGACAGCAAAGATGGATTTTGAAAAAAAATACATCATAAAAAAACTGCAGGAGTTTGATGGAAATATCTCAAAGACGGCTGAGGCCATTGGTATAGAACGGAGCAATCTTCACAGGAAAATTAAAAGATATGGTCTCGACGATTTTTCAAAATAGTGACAGCGCCCATTTATTTTTTATTTTCTTGCTGGTTTAGATCCGAGAGGGAAAATTTATTAAAGGGCAAAAAGATTAGTCCCAGGATGATTACAATCCCAACGAATATAAAGTGAAAAATTACTGAGAAGGTAAAAGCGTCTGTCTTAGGAATACCAAATAGAGAAAGCCCCAGTATACAAGAGAAGTGCCAGTTCCCGATAAAACCCGGCGCTGTGGGTATCGCAATCCCTATCATAAGAACAATCATCACGACAAAGGCAGCAGCCAACGGCAGGATAAATCCGAAGGCTAAAAACATGAAATAGATTGCAACTACGTCAATCAACCATATCAGGACGGAGAGAATCGTGACATAGAGGAGGAGTTTAATATCAGTTATGATTTTGAATCCGTCGATAAATTGGTGGAACAAATGGTTCAGTTTCAATGTATATTTTTCAGGGAGTTTCCGGAAGAGTGAATTTAAAGCTCTAAGAGATACTTCTCGCTTTATTATCATGAAGATCATGATTGCAAATATGATAAGAGTAATCAGGAAAAAACCGACACCGGATTTGATCAGCCATGGCGGCAGTGGTGTATAAAATAGCGCGAAAGCGAAAATGAAGAGCACTGTGAGGCAATCAAAGACGCGCTCCACTAAAATAGTACCAACGGCAGCGGTCATCCCGATTTTACTCTTGTTTGCAATAAGGTAAGGACGGGCCAACTCACCAACCCTCGCGGGAAAGGCAATAATGGCTAAAAATCCTACGCTCGTCACGGAGAAAAGAGAAAGCTGATCAATCTTTTCCATGGGACTGAGTATGACCCCCCAGCGCAGGGATCTTAACGCTTGCATCAGAAGGAGGAGTATCAAAACAAGGAGCACATATCCATACCGGACATTCTTGAGTCCATCTGCAACATCTTGAAAATGAATTCCCCTGATAGATAGGTAAACAAGAACAGCGCCGAGAATAATTCCTACCGTCAGT
Encoded here:
- a CDS encoding YebC/PmpR family DNA-binding transcriptional regulator, whose amino-acid sequence is MSGHSKWNTIKRKKGAVDAKRGKIFTKLIKEITLAARLGGHDQEGNARLRQAIMAAKEENMPKDNIDRAIKKGTGGAEGAAVFEEVIYEGYGPGGVAVLVEVMTDNKNRTVAEVRHIFSKHGGNLGENGCVSWIFEKKGSILIDKKLVNEDTLMEVVIEAGAEDVREEENEYEVITDPVFFDDVKKAIDHKGIKYIKARITMIPQSTVRLEAEKAVQMLKLMEKMEDNDDVQNAYANFDIPDDIMEIFS
- the ruvC gene encoding crossover junction endodeoxyribonuclease RuvC, with translation MRVLGIDPGNHITGYGIVEKQKSGLLHVLHGEIKIAKGTALSSRLVMIYDGILEVIHQSLPDVIAIEDIFYGKNIKSLIRQCEARGVIILAGSHRRMPIYEYTPLEIKKAVVGYGRAEKNQIQNMVKAILHLLEDPPVDAADALAVAICHSNFLKALSI
- the ruvA gene encoding Holliday junction branch migration protein RuvA, whose product is MIALINGLLINKSISHVIVEANGIGYRIFVPLTTFYELPSMDQSVTLHIHTHVRPDAISLFGFGTEEEKNVFELMLSVSGIGPRLAINILSGISAEELIRAVSHGNLNRLVSIPGVGKKMAERMILELKDKMVKLSTYEAIYKADGDIEVFDSIIDDALSALVNLGYKNQKARDVLDKIIKESSGSLTLDVLLKKALKILAG
- the ruvB gene encoding Holliday junction branch migration DNA helicase RuvB, which encodes METKDSLISPEITNGEKGYENSLRPKRLNEYIGQEKIKNNLSIFIEAAKQRNDVLDHVLLYGPPGLGKTTLAYIVSREMGVDIKVTSGPVIERPGDLAAILTNLHEHDVLFIDEIHRLSHVVEEILYPAMEDYHIDILIGQGPSARSMKLEIPRFTLVGATTRAGLLTSPLRDRFGMSFRLDFYTPEELTVIIKRSAKIFSIDIDSEGAAEMAKRSRGTPRIANRLLRRVRDFAQVKGDGFIDKRISITALDMFEVDHKGFDHMDRKMLLTLIDKFNGGPVGIDSLSSAIGEERTTIEDIYEPYLVQEGYIQRTARGRVATKMAYEHFGRKWMEDGQKGLF
- a CDS encoding epoxyqueuosine reductase QueH; its protein translation is MKLLMHICCAPCTVYPLKVLRFDGHDIYGVFYNPNIHPYREYKKRLDCLQAYADQCGLSVAYPKEYNMEEFLRNVAFREKDRCRHCYYDRLQYSARSAKERGFEGFTTTLLYSKFQDHEMIKDIGNSLASDHKIRFFYRDFRIGWTDGIKDSKEMGLYRQPYCGCIYSEKERFYPK
- the lpxC gene encoding UDP-3-O-acyl-N-acetylglucosamine deacetylase gives rise to the protein MYLQRTIKQEITCQNIGLHSGRKVSMTIKPSEVDEGVIFIRKDLPGDIRIKADFENVRDTILATTIGLNGATVSTVEHLLSALCGMGVDNAIVEVDAPEIPIMDGSALPFVNLLKDVGTRIQGKCKKLLVIIKSVAVSEGDGTAMLLPSPEFKITYKIDFEHPLIGKQSYHMTFSDVVYEKDICAARTFGFLKDVEYLQAKGLALGGSLRNAVVLDDQKVINKEGLRCRDEFVKHKILDAIGDLSLLGMPIIGHFVAHKSGHKLNNMLLKELMAHEECWKIVSHVNRNSSEDELMSLNIPSFSVLDTVNNQIPLV
- a CDS encoding DUF4390 domain-containing protein, whose translation is MRKPIFLLVAFLACYFFLVFPLSSYGRDARIADIVVTNSSDKVIVYAKVANCFTKRMESAILAGVPTTFTFLLDLYQERENWLDKKISSVVVKQTIKYDNVKKVYYISLMEGEKHSEFHEFDGAKKAMSELNGIPVASTKDLHKDKPYYVKIKAKLDKIRLPMNMEYVLFFVSLWDFETDWYRQSVY
- a CDS encoding ATP-binding protein, whose translation is MMKDRANIDSQELRRRKRERIIIFVTIFVIAMVSLLGMHLFRKDAILSISNNVLIFGLITSINVILILVILILLLVFLIVRNVVKLIFERRRGILGSKLRTKLVAAFVGLSLIPTVILFIVAISIFSNSMEYWFNIKIGEALNKTVEVAQVYYQQTADHAKYYAKQISSDITKNRLYDQERVDYLKTLVEQRQKNYQLGLVQVYFNNQNENLFVKDPDNPNIETKPLSPKMLEDVFTGQEVSVVQSSEMGDLIRGVAPIYSNISPGEVIGVIAVNYFIPKELVNKMGIISKTSEQYGQIALLKNPIKFSYIITLFIVTFLVIFSATWFGLFLAKGITVPIQDLAEATNKIARGELDHQINIVADDEIGILVDSFNKMTKDLKKSKEGLEQANIDLEQRRKYMETVLGNVSAGVVSVDNNDVITIINKAAEMMFDIKTEKVLNRRYQDVLIPEHMAMVDELLKEMKESGKNFIEKQIELMLKGRVLTVLMTTTLINDDDGNFMGIVVVFEDLTQIRKAERTAAWREVARRMAHEIKNPLTPVQLSAQRLQKKYGEKFGDNDTVFHECTRTIIDQVEVLKNLVDAFSRYARLPVTKPVRNDLNEVINDSIMLFQDAHKEIFFDFQKEYDIPKLNLDSEQIKRVMVNLLDNAVAAINKEDGHIVIRTSYDKIHKKARVEVADNGCGVPYSYKAKMFEPYFSTKRSGTGLGLAIVSSIISDHHGHVSVRDNSPAGTIVAFELTVSEGTDSG
- a CDS encoding sigma-54 dependent transcriptional regulator translates to MQKTILIVDDEKSICKSLGSILIDEGYEILSAGSGEEAMKVIEEDPPQLVILDIWLPGIDGIETLKMIKSRYPQIRVIMISGHGTIETAVKATKLGAFDFFEKPLSMEKVILIVNHVFELIHLEEENQLLKQKISQDYELTGNSTPILELKEMISIVSPTNAWILIMGENGTGKELVARSIHRQSKKAYKPFVEVNCAAIPEDLIESELFGHEKGAFTGATEKKRGKFDLAHEGTLFLDEVADMSLKAQAKILRILQEKKFERVGGNTLIPTDVRVLAATNKDLEQEMEEGRFRQDLYYRLNVIPLRVPALRERKEDIPVLVNWFLKEVTLKEHEEEKTITDDALAKLMEHDWPGNVRELKNFIERLVIMVPHNVISAKDIPLLTENNKKTDGTVPLSAADSFRTAKMDFEKKYIIKKLQEFDGNISKTAEAIGIERSNLHRKIKRYGLDDFSK
- a CDS encoding lysylphosphatidylglycerol synthase transmembrane domain-containing protein, with translation MKKKLTVGIILGAVLVYLSIRGIHFQDVADGLKNVRYGYVLLVLILLLLMQALRSLRWGVILSPMEKIDQLSLFSVTSVGFLAIIAFPARVGELARPYLIANKSKIGMTAAVGTILVERVFDCLTVLFIFAFALFYTPLPPWLIKSGVGFFLITLIIFAIMIFMIIKREVSLRALNSLFRKLPEKYTLKLNHLFHQFIDGFKIITDIKLLLYVTILSVLIWLIDVVAIYFMFLAFGFILPLAAAFVVMIVLMIGIAIPTAPGFIGNWHFSCILGLSLFGIPKTDAFTFSVIFHFIFVGIVIILGLIFLPFNKFSLSDLNQQENKK